GACCAGCCACCGCCGAATGAACCACAGCACCGCCTCGGAGATGCCGACGCCCATCGCCGCGGCGCCGAGCAGCCACAGCCCCTGCTGATCCTGACGACGCACCGGGCCGTCGATGACGGCCTTGGTCATCAGCGGGATCGCCACGGTGGCGACCAGAGAAAGGAGCGCGGTCGCGACCATCGCGATCCAGCGGACGCGGTAGGGCATGAGATAGGGCAGGATGCGCCATAGATCCGAGCTCGCTCTGACGCGTTTGGGCGGCGGCGCTATCGCCGGCGCCGCGCGAAGCGCGTTCGAGGAGTCAGTCACTTAGTAGATCTTCCCATTACATGCAAACTGTTAACGTGCTGGACGCACCGTAAAACCTCAACAAACATTGAGGTCAATTGCTTCCGAGCACGGCCGCCCGGCGTCGTGATCAGGTCAGCGAGGCATATACCCTGCGTGCCGTCGTCTCAGCGACAATGTCGCTCGACTGCTACAGAGCCCTCTTTGCCAGGCAGGACGTGGTCCCCGGAGCCAGTGGGCTGCGCGGCATGCGACACCTAACGGTCGTCGCGATGCGCTTTCTGCAGCTCCTCTTCGGCCTGCTCTAACGCTTCTCGCGCGTCTCGCAACCGGGTGAGCAGGTCGTCGGTCTCGTGCTCTTTGCGGTCGGCACCCCTGGCCTCTTCCATGGCGTTCAGCACGATGCCGATGAACAGGTTGAAGATCAGGAAGCTGGCCAGCAGCACGTAGCTGATGAAGTACACGATCGACCACGGCGAAACCGTTTGGCCCATCGCGACATTGTCGGGAAAGTTCTCCAGCGTGAGCATGACGAACATCGTCAGCATCGCCAAGCCGACGTTGCCGTAGTTGGCCGGATCGTGGCCGCTGAACAGCACCCAGCCGAGCATCCCGTAGATGAAGATCAGGACGAACGTCGCCGCCGCCAGCGACGCGATGCCCGGCACGCTCCTGCCCGCCGCGGAGACGAGTATCCGGAGGTCGGGCAGGAATCGCACAAGGCGCACGATGCGCAGCAGTCGCACCAACCGAAGCAGCATCGCGTTCGCCCGCAACGCGGGGATGAAGGAGGCGACGACGACGATGAAGTCGAAGACGTTCCAGCCGTCCTTGACG
The sequence above is drawn from the Mycobacterium gallinarum genome and encodes:
- a CDS encoding ion transporter; protein product: MTVKSPDAVGAPPPEQAPEPQSNSGSIPDQCRALVNSRTFELFIVGVIVFNAIVLGLGTYADIASRYEPLFATIYNVILGIYVVELLIRLTAYRWNPREFVKDGWNVFDFIVVVASFIPALRANAMLLRLVRLLRIVRLVRFLPDLRILVSAAGRSVPGIASLAAATFVLIFIYGMLGWVLFSGHDPANYGNVGLAMLTMFVMLTLENFPDNVAMGQTVSPWSIVYFISYVLLASFLIFNLFIGIVLNAMEEARGADRKEHETDDLLTRLRDAREALEQAEEELQKAHRDDR